The stretch of DNA CCAGGAACCGATGACCTCGCTGAACCCGGTCCTGACGATCGGCTTCCAGATCGCCGAGGCGTTGCGGCGCCATCGCGGCCTGTCGAAGGCGGCAGCGCGCGAGAAGGCGATCGCGCTCCTCGAACGGGTCCGGGTGCCCTCGGCCGCCGAGCGGATCGACGCCTATCCGCATCACTTCTCCGGCGGCATGCGCCAGCGGGTGATGATCGCGATGGCGCTCGCCTGCAGCCCCCGCGTCCTGATCGCCGACGAGCCGACGACGGCCCTCGACGTCACCATCCAGGCCCAGGTCCTGGCACTGCTCGCCGAGATCCAGCGCCGCGAGGGGCTGGCGGTACTCCTCATCACCCACAATCTCGGCGTCGTCGCCTCGGTCGCCGACCGGGTGATGGTGATGTATGGCGGCGACGTGGTCGAGAGCGCGCCGGTCCGCGCCTTCTTCGCCCGGCCGACCCACCCCTATGCGGAGGGGTTGCTCAAGGCGATGCCGCGGGTCGACCGGGTGCAGGAGCTGGCGGCGATCCCCGGCACGGTGCCGACGCTGCCCGAGATGCCGGAGGGCTGCCGCTTCCAGGGTCGCTGCCCCCTGGTGGAGGCGCGCTGCCGCGAGCGGCCGCCGCTGGTGCCGCTCAACGGGGCGCCGGACCACGCGGTGCGTTGCTGGGTGAGGGCCGCATGAGCACGACATCATGAGCACGACATCGGCGCCGCTTCTCGAGGTCCGCGACCTCTCGAAGACCTTCACCATCCGCCGCGGCTTCCCGGTCGCGAAGACCAGCCTGGTGCGGGCGCTCGACCGGGTGTCGTTCACGGTAGGGCGCGGCGAAGCGCTCGGCATCGTCGGCGAATCCGGCTGCGGCAAGTCCACCACGGCGCGGGTGGCCCTGCGGCTCACCGAGTCCGATGGCGGCTCCGTGCGCTTCGACGGGCAGGACGTGCTCGCCGCCTCGGGAAGCGCGATGCGGCGCCTGCGCCGGCGGATGCAGATCGTGTTCCAGGACCCCGCCTCCTCCCTCGATCCGCGCCAGCGCATCGGCGAGGCGTTGGCCGAGCCCCTGCGGGTCCACGGCCTCGGAAGCGGGGCGGAGCTGAAGGAGCGGGTCGCCGCGCTGCTTGCCGAGGTCGGGCTGCCGGCGAATGCGGGCGCCCGCTTCCCCCACGAATTCTCCGGCGGCCAGCGCCAGCGCATCGGCATCGCCCGGGCTCTCGCGCTCGGGCCCGACCTGATCTTCGCCGACGAGCCGGTCTCGGCCCTCGACGTCTCGGTCCAGGCGCAGATCCTGCGGCTGCTCGAATCGCTCCGGCAATCCCGCAACCTCGCCTTCGTGTTCATCTCGCACGATCTCGGCGTGGTCCGGCATTTCTGCCAGCGGGTGACCGTGATGTATCTCGGCCGGGTGGTGGAGAGCGGTCCCGTCGGCCCGCTCTTCGGCGAGCCGCTGCACCCCTATACCCAGCTCCTCAAGGCCTCCTCGCCGGTGCCGGACCCGGAGCAACCGGTGGCGATGAGCTTCCAGGAGGGCGAGCCGCCCTCGCCGCTCCGGCCCCCGCCGGGCTGCCACTTCCATCCCCGCTGCCCGCGCGCCTTCGACCGCTGCCGCACCGAGGCGCCGGCCTTGCGCGAGGCGGCGCCGGGCCGCACCGTGGCCTGCCACCTCTACGGCGGCGAGTGAACGCGGTCCCTCCGCAGACGGCCACCGTCCCGAGACATGGTGGCGCTATCCCTTTCGGCCCCGATTGCTCTAGCTTCCGCAGCGGCGACGAAGCGCCTTCCAGAAGGGGGATGACGGAAGATGAGGACGATTGGGGTGGTGGCGGTTCTCGGACTGGGATTGATCGGCGCGGTGGGAACCGCCTCGGCCCAGTCCTGGGGGCCCGATTACGGCTACCGCGACCGCGAGTATCGCAGCCGCGACAGCGATTACCGCGACCGGGACTATCGCGACCGCGGCTACCGGGATCGCAGCGACGATTACGGCCGGCGGGACGATTACCGCCGCGACCGGGATTACGGCTCCCGCGACCGCGACCGGGATTACGGCGACCGGATCGCGGCGCGCCCCGCGGCGCCGCGGCGTTCAACGAGCGCGAATACCTGCGCTGCAACCCGGACGTCGCCCGTGCCGTGCTCGCCGGCAAGATGGAATCGGGCTACAAGCACTTTCAGGTTCACGGCTTCCGCGAAGGCCGCAAGCTCAGCTGCTGAGCCGGGGAGCGCCACCGGGGCAAGCCGCCCCGGTGGCGCGAGGCCGCCCGCATTCCGACGGTGCGGGCCCATCGCCGCCGACGCTTCTCCACGATTCCGTCCGACCTGCGCCGGACTACGCCCGTCCGGAGAGACGTCGAACGCGCCGTCTCCCTCGATCGCGAAGGAAACGATCGTCGCGCGGAGGTCGGCAGGGCATCTCGAGCCCGGCACGCCCCTCCTCGTCAGCCGCGATCAACCGCGCAGGCGGGCGAGGCTGGCCTTGAGATCGGGCGAGAGGGGAAGGTTCGGGCTGCGGCCCGTGGAAGGGTCGGGGGTCAGGAACCACCTGTCGTAGATCTGGTTCCACCGGCCACTCGCGGCGCTGGCCTGCAACCCCGCATTCACGGCCCGGGCGAAAGCGTCGTCGCCCAACGGAAGCATGATGCCGTATGCCTCCGTCGGGCCGAGCGTCTCCTCGGACATCGCGAGGTCGTCTGATCTGCCCCACCCCGCCATCACGCCGGCCAGCAGCACGTCGTCCATGACGTAGGCGGCGGCGCGCTCGGTTGTCACGGCGGCGAAGGCTTCCCGATCTTCCCGGCAGAGCAGGATGGCGATGTGCAGGTTGCGCTGCCTGTTGGCCGCGTTCAACTTCACGGTTTCGGTCGTGCCGGCGAGGGACGCCACCGTCCGTCCGGCGAGATCGGCGAAGGTCTTGTAGCCGTTCCGCCGCAGCGACACGAAACGCGTCGCGGTGAAGAAGATCGGTGCGCTGAAACCCACCTGCTGCTGCCGTTCGGCGGTGATGGTGGTTGCGGCGCATTCCATGTCCATGTGCCCCTCGCGCATCATCACGAAACGGGCCGCCATGGGAATGGAGACGAAATCGATCTCGAGCCGATCGATGCCGAGCGTCTGGCGGAGGGTGTCGACCACCTGCTGGCAGAGGTCGATCACGTAGCCCGCGGGCTTGCCGTCCACCAGGTCCGAGTACGGTGGGTAGCCGGCGCGATAACCGATCGTGATCCGCTTGGCGGCCGCGATCTTGCGCAGCACGGAAGGCCGATCGTCGGCGGTGGATTCTCCGGCCCAGCAGGTCGCGGCCGCCCCCGCCAAGATCGCCACCGCCAAGATCGTCGCCGTCATGGATCGCAGCCCGCGCGGGAAACGTCCTCGCCGGTGTCGCATCGCCCCGTTCTCCCTCGCTGCGCCCGTCCTGTGTCCCGCCCGGCCTATCTCAGGCGGCCTTCGCCGCTCCATCGCCGTCGACCGGCATCGTCATGCCCGGCCGATGCAGAGCGAAGCGGCCGCGCCCGTCGTTCTTGGCGACATAGAGGGCGAGATCGGCCCGGTTGAGGACGACGCTGCGCTCCGTGCCGTCCTCCGGCGCACTGGCGATGCCGATGCTGGCGCCGATGCTCACCGGCGTGCCGCCATACGCGAAAGGGCGCGCCATGGATGCCACGATGGCGCGGGCAAGGCGCTCGGCCCGCTCGACACCGTCAGTCCCGTCGACGGGCTGCAGCACGGCGAATTCGTCGCCTCCAAGCCGGGCGACGACGTCGTCGGGCGACAGCAGCGGCTCGATGCGCCGGCTCACGTCGACCAGCACGGCATCGCCGGCCGCATGCCCCAGGGTGTCGTTGACCTCCTTGAAGCGATCCAGGTCCAGCAGCATCACGTTGCAGGCCTGGGCGCCGGCCGCCACGCGCTCCAGGGCCGTCTCCAGCAATGCGGTGAAGTGCGCCCGGTTGGGAAGCCCGGTCAGGCTGTCATGGTGGGCGCGATGCTCCATGACGGCCGCATGCTCGCCGATCCGGCGCAGCTGACCCCGTTCCACCACGGCACAGCGCAGCTTTTCGATGGCGAGGGCGAGCCGCCCCAATTCATCGGTCCGCTCCTGGAACGGGATTCTCACGCCCGTGTCGTTGTCGGCCAGGGCCGTGAGAACACGGGTCAGGGCCGGGATCGGCCGGAAGGCGCGGCGCAGGCCGAGCGCGACGACCAGGGCCGACGCGGCCAGGATCACCATCATCAGCAGCGTGAGCGTCAGGAGCGCCTGGTTGCGCGCCGCCAGCAGCGTTTCCGCCGATCCGACGCTGGCCACGAGCCCGCCCATGAGCCGCCCGTCCTTGGACAGGATCGGCATGAACCCCGCGAAATGCGTCGTCGACCCGATCTCGGTCCAACCGGTGAACAGGCGCCGGGGTGTCCGGCCCTCGCTGTCGGGAAAGGAGACACGCAGGCCGGCGCCCTGGCCCTGGCTGTCGCTGAGGCTGGTGATCCTGCCGGCGTCGTCCGCCGTCACCAGCCACACGTCCTGCCCCGTCTGCGCCGAAGCGAGCGCCAGCACGTCGGCCGGCATGAAACCGGTGGTCACGATCGACTGGTCGTCTCCCACGGGGCGGCCGGTCTCGATCCAGCTCACCCGCCCGTCTCGATCGATGTGGACCGACACGAACGTGTAGACGCCGCGAAGGGCGGTACTGGCCACCTGCACGTAGAGGCGGGCATCGTGGTCCCATTGCCGGGACTGGCCCCGTACCATGATGAGCAGAGCCGCGCCCGCACCCAGCGCGTAAGCCAGCATGACGGAGGCCAGGACGAAGACGGTGATCCTGCCGAGCAGCGATCGCGTCCAGGGCAACTCTCGCGCGATGAGATGACGGATCATTGGCAGCAAGTCGAGCTCCCTCCGATCTAACGGTTAGACGACAGGGATTGACCCTTATTTAAAATGAGGCCGCTCCGCCGGGCTCGCCGATTTTTCCGACACCGAGAATTGTCATTGCTTCAACTCGTTGCACCGGCGAGCGTTTTTTCAGCCGGGGATGCGGCGCGGCGGGGCCGGCGGATGCGCGCTGGTCGCAAGGGGAGCCGCCGATCGAAGCCTGCCGGCAGAAAGACCCCTGCGCGTCACGCTCCCGCATTCGCGCGAGACCCGAGACGGGACCCAAGGGGTGAGGAACGCCGAGAAGTCCGCATGCCCGTACGGCACCGTCATGCAGGGAGACGGCGATGCCGCGATCGACGACCTGTTCTCTCGCCCCGTACTCGGCGGCGCGGCTCGCTTGCCGGGCTCCGGATGGGTCTCTCACCCGATCCGGCCGGCTGGATCGGGGCTGCGACCACCGGCCCCCGTTTCGCATGGACCTGATGCGAGGTCCTGCGTCGATACGGGATGGTCCTGGAAAAACGGCGCCCGGCCGCGAGGCCGGGCGCCGCATCACGCTCGCGGATCGGGCCGCGTCAGGCGGCCGCCGCCTTGCGCAACGGCGCCAGGGCCGCGAACATCCGGGCCGGGGTCGCCGGCATGTCCATGTCGCGCAGGCCCACGCTGCGGTCGAGGGCGTCGACCACCGCGTTCATCACCGCCGGGCAGGAGCCGATGCTGCCCGCCTCGCCCGCGCCCTTGATACCCATCGGGTTGGTGGTCGAGGGCACGTTCTTCGTCTCGAAGTGGAAGAACGGCACGTCGCCGGCCCGCGGCATGGCGTAGTCCATGAAGCTCGCGGTCAGGAGCTGGCCGGCCTCGTCGTAGACCGTGCGCTCGTGGAGCGCCTGGCCGATGCCCTGCGCCACGCCGCCATGGACCTGGCCGGCGAGGAGCAGCGGGTTCACCACGATGCCGAAATCGTCGCAGACGGTGTAGCGCACGATCGTGGTGATGCCGGTATCCGGGTCGATCTCGACCTCGGCGACATGGGTGCCGTTCGGGTAGGTCGCGCTCGGCGGCACGAAGTCGCCCTGCCCGGTCCGCATCGCCTCGGTGGCCTTCGGCAGCGCCGCCAACGCCGCGAAGTCGATCGACCGGTCGGTGCCGGCGACCCGCACCGCGCCCTCGGCGATCTCGAGATCCTGGATGCCGGCTTCCAGCTCCTCGGAGGCGAGTTCCTTCAGCTTGCCGGCGAGGTTCTTGGAGGCGGCGCCGACCGAGATGCCGCCGACGGGAATCGAGCGCGAGCCGCCGGTACCGGCGCCCGTCGCGACCTTGTCGGTATCGCCCTGCACCACCCGGATGCGCTCCAGCGGCAGGTCGAGATGCTCGGAGGCGAACTGGGCGTAGGCCGTGGCATGGCCCTGCCCGTTCGACTGCGTGCCGACATAGACGGTCGCGCCGCCATCCTGGTCGAGGGTGATCTTGACGTCCTCACCCTCGCCCCAGGCGGTGCATTCGATGTAGGTGGCGAGCCCGATGCCGCGCACCAGACCCTTGGCACGCGACTCCGCGGCGCGGGCCTCGAAGCCGGTCCAGTCGGCCGCCTCGACGGCGCGGCCCATATGGGCGGCGAAGTCGCCGGTATCGTAGGTGCGGTCGCCGATCGGCGTGGTGTAGGGCATCGCGCTCGGCGGGATGAAGTTGCGCCGGCGGATGTCGGCCGGCGAGATCCCGGTCTCCCGCGCCGCCCGGTCGACCAGGCGCTCGATCAGGTAGGCCGCCTCCGGCCGCCCGGCGCCGCGATAGGCGTCGACCGGCACGGTGTTGGTGTAGACGCCGCGCACCCGCACATGCACCGCCGGGGTCTTGTAGACGCCGGTGAGCATCGTGGCGCCGAGATACGGGATGTAGGGCCCGTATTGCGACAGGTAGGCGCCGAGATCGCCGATCACGTCGAAGCGCATGGCGAGGAAGGTGCCGTCCGCATCGAGCGCGACCTCGCCGACCGAGAGGTTGTCGCGCCCCTGCGCGCAGGCGACGAAGTGCTCGCCCCGCTCGGACACCCACTTCACCGGCCTGTTCAGCCGGCGCGCGGCTTCCGCCGCCAGCGGATATTCGCGATAGGTGAAGGTCTTGGTGCCGAAGCCGCCGCCGACATCGCCGGTGACGACGCGGATCTGGTCCTTCTCGACGCCGAGAACGCCCATCAGGGTCTTGCGCAGGCCGTGGACGCCCTGGCTCGGGATGGTGAGGGTGAAGCGCTTGGCGCCCGCATCGTACTCGGCGACGACGCTGCGGGTCTCCATGTAGTTGGTGACGAGGCGCTGGTTCTCAACCTCGACACGCACCACCTTGGCGGCCTTGGCGAAGGCGGCGTCGACCGGGGCCTTGTCGCCCATGGTCGAGTCGAACGAGACGTTGTCCGGCTGCTCGTCCCACACCGCGGCGGCGCCGCCCGCGACGGCGCCGCGGATGCCGACGACTGCCGGCAGCACGTCGTAGTCGATGCCGATCGCCTCGACGGCGTCACGGGCCTGGGCGACCGTGTCGGCGACCACGAAGGCGACGGCGTCGCCGATATGCTTGACCTTGCCCTTGGCCAGCAGCGGGATGTGGGCGACGTGGTTCTGGCTGCCGTCGCCGTTCGGCAGCGGCGCCTGGCACTTGATCTCCTTGAGATCGGCCACGTCCTCGGCGGTGAGCACGAGATGCACGCCGGGCATCGCCCGGGCGGCCTCGAGATCGGTGATCGTGAATCCCGCATGGGCGTGCGGGCTGCGCAGCAGGGCCGCGTGCAGGCAGCCCTCGGGGGCGTGGTCGTCGCCGTAATGGCCCTCGCCGGTGATCAGCCGACGATCCTCGACCCGGCGCAAAGGCTGGCCGAGACCGAACTTGGTCACTGTCATGAAAACCTCGCGATGCGATGCGGAACGGGATGCGCGAGCGGACGCGCGGCGCGGCGCCCGGCGGGAGCGGCCCGGAATCGGGGCGCGCGGACTCGCGTGATCGAGGGGATGCGATGGCGGACCGCGTCCGGTCCTGCCTGGGCGCGGATCCGGATAAGGAGCGGTCGCGCTCCGGCCATGGATGTCACCATGGAGCTTGCCATGCGGCGTTCATCCTCCCGTGGACCGGCCGGGCGTGCGGCCCGGTCCTTATCGGAGAAACTCTAGCACGCCGGATCGGAGGCGTCTGCGGCCCTGCTGACGCGGCTTCGCATTACCCCCGGGCGGTGCCGGCGGCGCGCGCGGGCGCCTCGCCCCCGCCGGAGATCAGGGTGAGCCGCGGGCGCGGCTCGAGGATCGACGCGACCTTGCGCTCCAGGTCCTCGCCGCGGAACGGCTTCTGCACCACCCGGCCCTCGGTGCCGCCGTCGATCCGGGCAAGCGCGGTGTGGTCGGCATAACCGGTCACGAACAGGATCTGGATCGCCGGCCAGCGGCTGCGGATCACCGTCGCGACCTCTGCCCCGTTCATCCCCGGCATCGCGAAGTCGAGCACGGCGAGGTCGACGCACGGATCCGCCTCCAGCGCCTGGATCGCCGCGAGGCCCGAACTCGCCTCGCGGATCGCGTAGCCGGCCTCGCCGAGGCGCGTCGTGGTGATGTCGCGCACGTCGCCGTCGTCGTCGACGACCAGCACCACCCGCTTGTCGTCCGCGTCGCGGCTGCGGGCGCAATCGATCTCGGCCGGGCGCACCTCGTGCAGGGTGGCGTCCCCCGCCACGCGCGGCAGGTAGACCCGCACCGAGGTGCCCTCGCCCGGCACGGTCACGATGCGCACGCCGCCGCCGGACTGCTTGGCGAAGCCGTAGACCTGGGCGAGGCCGAGCCCGGAGCCCTTGCCGACCTCCTTGGTGGTGAAGAACGGCTCGAACACCCGGGCGAGCACCTCGGGCGCGATGCCGGTGCCGGTGTCGCTCACCGCCACCATGGCGTAGTCGCCCGGATTGGGCTCCTCGGGCCGGGCCGGCTCGGCCGCGAGCGGCACGTTGGCGGTCTCGATGGTCAGGCAGCCGCCGACCGCCATCGCGTCCCGGGCGTTGATCGCGAGGTTGAGGATGATGAGCTCGATCTGGGTCGCGTCGACGAGGGCCGGCCACAGATCGGGCTGCAGCGTCATCTCGATGCGGACCGAACCGCCCATCGAGCTCTGCAGCAGGTCGCGCATCGACGCGACGGTCTGGTTGAGCTGCACCGGCACCGGCGCGAGCTTCTGGCGCCGCGAGAAGGCGAGGAGCTGGGCGGTGAGCCGGGCACCGCGTTCGGCGGCGCCGCGCATCATGTCGAGGCGGCGCTTCGAGCGCTCGTCCGACACCGCGCGCTCCAGGAACTCGATGTTGCCGGCGATCACCGTCAGCAGGTTGTTGAAGTCGTGGGCGACGCCGCTGGTGAGCTGGCCCACCGCCTCGAGGCGCTGGGCCTGGCGAAGCGCGCCCTCGACCCGCTCGCGCTCGCCGATCTGGTGCTGCAACGCGGCGTTCGTCTCGGCGAGCTCCCGCGTCCGTTCGGCGACGCGCTGCTCGAGGGATTCGTTGAGGTCGCGCAGGGCCTGCTCGGCCTCCCGGCGCAGAACGTGGGCGCGCGCCTCCGCGATGGCGCGCAGGATGACCCGCGGCAGCCGGTCGAGGCGCTGCTTGGTCACGTAGTCGGTGGCGCCGTGCTTCAGCGCCTCGACCGCCACGTCCTCCCCGAGCGTGCCGGAGACGAACACGAACGGAGTTTCGGGGCAGGCCTTGCGGGCCGCGGCGAGCGCGCTCATGCCGTCGAAGGCGGGCAGCACGTAATCGGCCAGGATGATGTCGTGGCAGCGTCGTCCCGTCGCCGCCGTGAAGGCGTCGCGGGTGATCACCCGCTCGATCACGACCGCGAGGGCCGCATCCTCCAGAACCGCGGTGAGCAGCTCGCTGTCGAGGTCGCTATCCTCGAGGAGCAGGATGCGCACGGGATCTTCGCCGTTCACCGGCGCGGACGGCTCACT from Methylobacterium aquaticum encodes:
- a CDS encoding ABC transporter ATP-binding protein — translated: MTPTDLLRVDGLTTQIRVGRTWYDAVREVSFSVSGGETLALVGESGCGKSLTALSVMGLLAPKVGRVASGSITVDGTDMRAASESQREAMRGDRLAMIFQEPMTSLNPVLTIGFQIAEALRRHRGLSKAAAREKAIALLERVRVPSAAERIDAYPHHFSGGMRQRVMIAMALACSPRVLIADEPTTALDVTIQAQVLALLAEIQRREGLAVLLITHNLGVVASVADRVMVMYGGDVVESAPVRAFFARPTHPYAEGLLKAMPRVDRVQELAAIPGTVPTLPEMPEGCRFQGRCPLVEARCRERPPLVPLNGAPDHAVRCWVRAA
- a CDS encoding ABC transporter ATP-binding protein, translated to MSTTSAPLLEVRDLSKTFTIRRGFPVAKTSLVRALDRVSFTVGRGEALGIVGESGCGKSTTARVALRLTESDGGSVRFDGQDVLAASGSAMRRLRRRMQIVFQDPASSLDPRQRIGEALAEPLRVHGLGSGAELKERVAALLAEVGLPANAGARFPHEFSGGQRQRIGIARALALGPDLIFADEPVSALDVSVQAQILRLLESLRQSRNLAFVFISHDLGVVRHFCQRVTVMYLGRVVESGPVGPLFGEPLHPYTQLLKASSPVPDPEQPVAMSFQEGEPPSPLRPPPGCHFHPRCPRAFDRCRTEAPALREAAPGRTVACHLYGGE
- a CDS encoding amino acid ABC transporter substrate-binding protein gives rise to the protein MTATILAVAILAGAAATCWAGESTADDRPSVLRKIAAAKRITIGYRAGYPPYSDLVDGKPAGYVIDLCQQVVDTLRQTLGIDRLEIDFVSIPMAARFVMMREGHMDMECAATTITAERQQQVGFSAPIFFTATRFVSLRRNGYKTFADLAGRTVASLAGTTETVKLNAANRQRNLHIAILLCREDREAFAAVTTERAAAYVMDDVLLAGVMAGWGRSDDLAMSEETLGPTEAYGIMLPLGDDAFARAVNAGLQASAASGRWNQIYDRWFLTPDPSTGRSPNLPLSPDLKASLARLRG
- a CDS encoding diguanylate cyclase domain-containing protein yields the protein MIRHLIARELPWTRSLLGRITVFVLASVMLAYALGAGAALLIMVRGQSRQWDHDARLYVQVASTALRGVYTFVSVHIDRDGRVSWIETGRPVGDDQSIVTTGFMPADVLALASAQTGQDVWLVTADDAGRITSLSDSQGQGAGLRVSFPDSEGRTPRRLFTGWTEIGSTTHFAGFMPILSKDGRLMGGLVASVGSAETLLAARNQALLTLTLLMMVILAASALVVALGLRRAFRPIPALTRVLTALADNDTGVRIPFQERTDELGRLALAIEKLRCAVVERGQLRRIGEHAAVMEHRAHHDSLTGLPNRAHFTALLETALERVAAGAQACNVMLLDLDRFKEVNDTLGHAAGDAVLVDVSRRIEPLLSPDDVVARLGGDEFAVLQPVDGTDGVERAERLARAIVASMARPFAYGGTPVSIGASIGIASAPEDGTERSVVLNRADLALYVAKNDGRGRFALHRPGMTMPVDGDGAAKAA
- a CDS encoding xanthine dehydrogenase family protein molybdopterin-binding subunit, translating into MTVTKFGLGQPLRRVEDRRLITGEGHYGDDHAPEGCLHAALLRSPHAHAGFTITDLEAARAMPGVHLVLTAEDVADLKEIKCQAPLPNGDGSQNHVAHIPLLAKGKVKHIGDAVAFVVADTVAQARDAVEAIGIDYDVLPAVVGIRGAVAGGAAAVWDEQPDNVSFDSTMGDKAPVDAAFAKAAKVVRVEVENQRLVTNYMETRSVVAEYDAGAKRFTLTIPSQGVHGLRKTLMGVLGVEKDQIRVVTGDVGGGFGTKTFTYREYPLAAEAARRLNRPVKWVSERGEHFVACAQGRDNLSVGEVALDADGTFLAMRFDVIGDLGAYLSQYGPYIPYLGATMLTGVYKTPAVHVRVRGVYTNTVPVDAYRGAGRPEAAYLIERLVDRAARETGISPADIRRRNFIPPSAMPYTTPIGDRTYDTGDFAAHMGRAVEAADWTGFEARAAESRAKGLVRGIGLATYIECTAWGEGEDVKITLDQDGGATVYVGTQSNGQGHATAYAQFASEHLDLPLERIRVVQGDTDKVATGAGTGGSRSIPVGGISVGAASKNLAGKLKELASEELEAGIQDLEIAEGAVRVAGTDRSIDFAALAALPKATEAMRTGQGDFVPPSATYPNGTHVAEVEIDPDTGITTIVRYTVCDDFGIVVNPLLLAGQVHGGVAQGIGQALHERTVYDEAGQLLTASFMDYAMPRAGDVPFFHFETKNVPSTTNPMGIKGAGEAGSIGSCPAVMNAVVDALDRSVGLRDMDMPATPARMFAALAPLRKAAAA
- a CDS encoding response regulator — translated: MSEPSAPVNGEDPVRILLLEDSDLDSELLTAVLEDAALAVVIERVITRDAFTAATGRRCHDIILADYVLPAFDGMSALAAARKACPETPFVFVSGTLGEDVAVEALKHGATDYVTKQRLDRLPRVILRAIAEARAHVLRREAEQALRDLNESLEQRVAERTRELAETNAALQHQIGERERVEGALRQAQRLEAVGQLTSGVAHDFNNLLTVIAGNIEFLERAVSDERSKRRLDMMRGAAERGARLTAQLLAFSRRQKLAPVPVQLNQTVASMRDLLQSSMGGSVRIEMTLQPDLWPALVDATQIELIILNLAINARDAMAVGGCLTIETANVPLAAEPARPEEPNPGDYAMVAVSDTGTGIAPEVLARVFEPFFTTKEVGKGSGLGLAQVYGFAKQSGGGVRIVTVPGEGTSVRVYLPRVAGDATLHEVRPAEIDCARSRDADDKRVVLVVDDDGDVRDITTTRLGEAGYAIREASSGLAAIQALEADPCVDLAVLDFAMPGMNGAEVATVIRSRWPAIQILFVTGYADHTALARIDGGTEGRVVQKPFRGEDLERKVASILEPRPRLTLISGGGEAPARAAGTARG